A genomic segment from Cinclus cinclus chromosome 11, bCinCin1.1, whole genome shotgun sequence encodes:
- the LOC134048174 gene encoding LOW QUALITY PROTEIN: uncharacterized protein LOC134048174 (The sequence of the model RefSeq protein was modified relative to this genomic sequence to represent the inferred CDS: deleted 1 base in 1 codon) gives MQFPSHGSWALQLSIAANQSSASSAFPSPGEHGGDTSLLVSPLLVAGLVIGLVLFLSCATIVVGSLRKDSRLGQPPLARGAADAPDGFSHGGSSAELRSTCTEEFPPACDFDSYLDILSQVNIMYPDPPPCYDECVGPGATQIYIPTDDPPPYSLTDPYQRNEIPLNICISQEEETASGTAGWAAHCAVRLQDWQQPSSGISVSPSAEAAPPPGPGIQRQLQQEQIRPRDRSLSRGSPAGQAAIAVSVLRARLTLGRRGRTAPQGRGCSAGSSSDESRTEHYPDKREFQQWKIVINSVTTYGRLNIYQMNVNEWTQSRDNPP, from the exons ATGCAGTTTCCCAGCCATGGCTCCTGGGCATTACAGCTGT CAATTGCCGCGAACCAGAGCAGCGCGTCCAGCGCCTTCCCCAGTCCCGGAGAGCACGGCGGTGACACCAGCCTGCTGGTGTCCCCGCTGCTGGTGGCAGGGCTGGTCATCGGGCTGGTGCTCTTCCTGTCCTGTGCCACCATCGTGGTAGGCAGCCTGCGCAAGGACAGCAGGCTCGGCCAGCCCCCGCTGGCCCGGGGGGCTGCGGACG CTCCAGATGGTTTCTCTCACGGCggctcctctgcagagctgagatCAACCTGCACTGAGGAGTTCCCCCCAGCCTGTGATTTTGACTCCTATCTGGATATACTTTCTCAGGTGAACATCATGTATCCTGATCCACCTCCATG ctatGATGAATGTGTGGGGCCAGGAGCAACACAAATATATATTCCCACAGATGATCCCCCCCCATATTCCCTTACGGACCCTTACCAAAGAAATGAAATACCTCTAAATATCTGTATCAGCCAGGAAGAGGAGACAGCATCTGGGACTGCAGGATGGGCTGCACATTGTGCAGTGAggctgcaggactggcagcagcccagctcaggCATCTCGGTG TCTCCCAGTGCGGAGGCTGCTCCCCC GCCTGGCCctgggatccagaggcagctccagcaggagcagatccGGCCCAGGGATCGTTCCTTATCTCGGGGGTctccagcagggcaggcagcGATTGCAGTGTCAGTGCTGCGTGCTCGGCTGACCCttggaaggagagggaggacaGCCCCACAAGGAAGGGGCTGTTCGGCAGGATCCAGCAGTGATGAGAGCAGGACTGAGCACTACCCGGACAAAAGGGAATTCCAGCAGTGGAAGATCGTGATCAACTCAGTGACCACCTACGGCAGATTGAATATTTATCAAATGAATGTAAATGAATGgacccagagcagggacaaTCCCCCCTGA